The Moorena producens PAL-8-15-08-1 genomic interval GGGACAACATCCCCAAATCCCTACCTTGCTAGCTTACTTTGAGGAAGATCAGCGCTTATATTTGCTCCAAGAGTATATCGAGGGGAAAACCTTAGAGCAAGAGTTGGCAGAAGCAGGAGCATTCAGTGAAGACAAGATTAAGGATGTTTTATTTGAACTGCTAACTATTCTCAAGTTTGTCCATCAACAGAAGGTGATTCACCGAGATATTAAACCAGGTAATATCATTCGCCGTCCTGGTTCGGGTCAAGGATCTGAAAAAAAGAATCAGCTAGTACTAATCGATTTTGGGATAGCCAAGCAATTGAGGGCTACGGTCATGGCTAATATCACTGGCACCACTATCGGTTCCTTTGGCTATGTGCCTATGGAACAAATGGAGGGAGGTAAAGCCTATGCTGCTAGTGATTTATACAGTTTGGGCACGACGTGCTTTCATTTGCTGACGAATGTTCATCCTTGGGATTTGTGGAAGAAACAAGGCTATCGCTGGGTAAATACTTGGCGAAAGTATTTAAAGCAACCGGTGAGTGAACAATTGTGGTGGATAATGGATCGGCTGCTCCCAGAAAGCTATCAGCACCGTTATCAGTCTGTAGACCAAGTTTTGGAGGTGTTGGAGCTTCAGTCTGCGCCCCCCCCGGCTAATCCCTCTAAATCAACCTCTAAGTATCACGAGTCCTTTCTAAATTTTTTAACGTCATTCAGACCAAATAACCAGTTAAAAAAACAAGTGATGATGGGAGGATTTTCTTTATTATCTCTAGGATTAATTACTCAAGGATATGGATATTTTAGGTATCAAACCTTTCCCTCTAATTTAAGTTTTTTGATTGCTGGTTTACCCAGCAGTACCTACCTCAAAAATACTCTAAATGGACACTCTAACTCAGTGCGTTCTATTGCTGTTAGTCCTGATAGTAACTATTTGGTAAGTGGTAGTAATGATCATACTGTAAAAATTTGGAATTTGCCGAAAGGTGAGTTAGTTAGAACCCTGAATGGCCATGATGGCAATGTTTATTCCGTCGCTATTACTCCTGATGGAGAAACTATTGTTAGTGGTGGCGATGACAACACTGTCAAGATTTGGAATTTGAAAACGGGTCAGCTCAAAAAGAATCTTACTGGTCATCAGGGCTTTATTAGTTCTGTTGCTATTAGTTCTGATGGAAAAACCTTAGTCAGTGGCAGTTATGACCACACCATCAAAGTTTGGGATTTACCGACGGGTAAGCTAAAACAAACCCTGACAGGGGAAACGAATTGGGTTAGTTCGGTGGTGATTAGCCCTGATGGCAAAACATTAGTTAGTGGCAATGGTGGCAATACGATCAGAATTTGGGATTTGGATACAGGTGATCTAAAAAAGACCCTGACTGGTCATAGAGATTCCGTTGTTTCTATAATCATTAGTCCTGATGGCAAAACCTTATTTAGTAGTAGTTTAGACCGTAATATTAAAATTTGGGATTTGACAACTGGGGAATTAAAAAATACCTTGACTGGACATATATACTATGTTCATTCTCTGGCGATTAGTCCCGATGGTAAAACCTTGGTTAGTGGTAGCGCTAATAATACTATTAAGGTTTGGAATTTAGAAACAAGGGAGTTAAAAACTACCCTCACTGGTCATAGAAACTGGGTGAGTTCTCTGGCGATTAGTCC includes:
- a CDS encoding WD40 repeat domain-containing serine/threonine-protein kinase codes for the protein MICCLNPDCQNPINPDDNQFCQSCGNKLVILKNRYRPIRPIGDGGFSKTYLAEDRDKLDEYCVIKQLAPQIEGTKALKKARELFEQEAKQLQRLGQHPQIPTLLAYFEEDQRLYLLQEYIEGKTLEQELAEAGAFSEDKIKDVLFELLTILKFVHQQKVIHRDIKPGNIIRRPGSGQGSEKKNQLVLIDFGIAKQLRATVMANITGTTIGSFGYVPMEQMEGGKAYAASDLYSLGTTCFHLLTNVHPWDLWKKQGYRWVNTWRKYLKQPVSEQLWWIMDRLLPESYQHRYQSVDQVLEVLELQSAPPPANPSKSTSKYHESFLNFLTSFRPNNQLKKQVMMGGFSLLSLGLITQGYGYFRYQTFPSNLSFLIAGLPSSTYLKNTLNGHSNSVRSIAVSPDSNYLVSGSNDHTVKIWNLPKGELVRTLNGHDGNVYSVAITPDGETIVSGGDDNTVKIWNLKTGQLKKNLTGHQGFISSVAISSDGKTLVSGSYDHTIKVWDLPTGKLKQTLTGETNWVSSVVISPDGKTLVSGNGGNTIRIWDLDTGDLKKTLTGHRDSVVSIIISPDGKTLFSSSLDRNIKIWDLTTGELKNTLTGHIYYVHSLAISPDGKTLVSGSANNTIKVWNLETRELKTTLTGHRNWVSSLAISPDGKTLVSGSRDDSIKLWKLP